A stretch of Desulfurivibrio alkaliphilus AHT 2 DNA encodes these proteins:
- the rbfA gene encoding 30S ribosome-binding factor RbfA — protein MSAARRKTSLPPLPGLPARTGKRRPDRIADEIRQEVAALLVAKVQDPRVAKVTILRATVTPDLSQARLYYSVFDEAAAAEAAKGLASAKGFIRSSLAKNLALRVVPALIFEHDRSLAEQEKLERIFQEIKAGEEE, from the coding sequence ATGAGTGCCGCCCGTCGCAAAACCAGTTTACCCCCGCTGCCGGGTTTGCCGGCCCGCACCGGCAAGCGCCGGCCGGACCGGATCGCCGACGAGATCCGCCAGGAAGTGGCGGCCCTGCTGGTGGCCAAGGTCCAGGATCCCCGGGTGGCCAAAGTAACCATCCTGCGCGCCACGGTAACCCCGGATCTCAGCCAGGCCCGCCTCTATTACAGCGTTTTCGACGAGGCCGCCGCCGCCGAGGCGGCCAAGGGGCTGGCCAGCGCCAAAGGCTTCATTCGCAGCAGCCTGGCCAAAAATCTTGCCCTGCGGGTGGTCCCGGCCCTGATCTTTGAACACGACCGTTCCTTGGCTGAACAGGAGAAACTGGAAAGAATTTTCCAGGAAATCAAGGCCGGAGAAGAAGAATGA
- the rpsO gene encoding 30S ribosomal protein S15 codes for MTLKTEDKQAIIADYGTHDNDTGSPEVQVALLSARISYLTEHFKINKKDHHSRRGLLKLVGQRRRLLDYVKSKDVERYRNLIQRLGIRK; via the coding sequence GTGACTCTGAAAACGGAAGACAAGCAGGCCATCATCGCCGACTACGGCACCCACGACAACGACACCGGTTCCCCCGAGGTGCAGGTGGCTCTGTTGAGCGCCCGGATCAGCTACTTGACCGAGCATTTCAAGATTAACAAGAAAGACCACCACTCTCGCCGGGGGCTGCTGAAGCTGGTCGGCCAGCGCCGGCGGTTGCTGGATTATGTGAAAAGCAAGGACGTTGAACGATACCGCAACTTGATTCAACGTCTGGGCATCCGCAAGTAA
- the pnp gene encoding polyribonucleotide nucleotidyltransferase has translation MMEKKVSIELAGRKLTIETGRLAKQAGGSVLVTYGQSVVLVTATAAREPKENIDFLPLTIEYQERFYAVGRIPGSFFRREIGRPTENETLACRIIDRPLRPLFAQGYQHETQIIATVLSADQENDPDLMAMLGASAALSVSQVPFLGPIAGVRVGMIDGQYVLNPSQEQRKNSRLDLIVAGSEKAVVMVEGGADSLSEEEVKNGIFFAHESLQPLLAMQKELQAAAGKPKLEVKPRQVDEALRQRVQELAATEMAQVITTVDKQQRGEASAMLEEKVLAALEGELAEAAGEQLPVKLQEAKGLLKELKKKMIRERITKERIRIDNRRLDEVRNITNEVGVLPRVHGSSLFTRGETQVLVSATLGSGEDEQRIESLSGMSFKPFMLHYNFPPYCVGEVRFLRGPSRRDIGHGALAERAVQAVLPDAESFPYTIRVVSEVLESNGSSSMATVCGASLSLMDAGVPMKKPVSGIAMGLIKEGDDIAILSDILGDEDHLGDMDFKVAGTEDGITALQMDIKLEGVSREIMSAALNQAREGRLHILGKMKEAIAAPRSDVPAHAPKMFSITINPDKIRDLIGPGGKVIKAITTEYGIKMDVSDDGKVKIFAPTGEIAEKVKEEVLSITAEAEVGKVYKGVVQKVMDFGAFVQILPGTDGLVHISELEHHRVNKVTDVLNEGDEVMVKVLEIDPRGKIRLSRKALLNEDKS, from the coding sequence ATCATGGAAAAGAAAGTAAGTATTGAATTGGCCGGCAGAAAACTCACCATCGAAACCGGACGTCTGGCCAAGCAGGCCGGCGGCTCGGTGCTGGTAACCTACGGTCAGAGCGTGGTGCTGGTAACCGCCACCGCCGCCCGCGAGCCCAAGGAAAACATCGACTTTTTGCCGTTGACCATCGAATATCAGGAGCGTTTTTATGCCGTGGGCCGGATTCCCGGCAGCTTCTTCCGGCGCGAGATCGGGCGCCCCACCGAAAACGAGACGTTGGCCTGCCGGATCATCGACCGGCCCCTGCGGCCGCTCTTTGCCCAGGGCTACCAGCATGAAACCCAGATCATCGCCACCGTTTTGTCCGCCGACCAGGAGAACGATCCCGACCTGATGGCCATGCTGGGGGCCTCCGCCGCCCTGAGCGTTTCCCAGGTGCCGTTTTTGGGCCCCATCGCCGGGGTGCGGGTGGGGATGATCGACGGCCAGTATGTGCTCAACCCCAGCCAGGAGCAGCGCAAAAACTCCCGCCTGGACCTGATCGTCGCCGGCAGTGAAAAGGCGGTGGTAATGGTGGAAGGCGGGGCCGACAGCCTGTCGGAAGAAGAGGTCAAAAACGGCATCTTCTTTGCCCACGAATCCCTCCAGCCGCTGCTGGCCATGCAGAAAGAGCTGCAGGCGGCGGCGGGCAAGCCCAAGCTGGAGGTCAAACCGCGCCAGGTGGATGAGGCCCTGCGCCAGCGGGTGCAGGAGCTGGCCGCCACCGAGATGGCCCAGGTAATCACCACCGTGGACAAGCAGCAGCGGGGCGAGGCTTCGGCTATGCTGGAAGAGAAGGTGCTGGCAGCCCTTGAAGGCGAGCTGGCCGAGGCCGCCGGCGAGCAGTTGCCGGTCAAGCTGCAGGAGGCCAAGGGACTGCTCAAGGAACTGAAGAAAAAGATGATCCGCGAGCGGATCACCAAGGAGCGGATCCGCATCGACAACCGGCGCCTGGATGAGGTGCGCAACATCACCAACGAGGTGGGAGTACTGCCCCGAGTCCACGGTTCGTCCCTGTTCACCCGCGGCGAGACCCAGGTACTGGTGAGTGCCACCCTGGGCAGCGGCGAAGACGAGCAGCGCATTGAATCGCTCAGCGGCATGTCGTTCAAGCCTTTCATGCTGCATTACAACTTCCCGCCCTACTGTGTCGGCGAGGTACGCTTCCTGCGCGGCCCCAGCCGGCGGGATATCGGCCACGGCGCCCTGGCCGAACGGGCGGTGCAGGCGGTGCTGCCCGATGCCGAGAGCTTCCCCTACACCATCCGGGTGGTTTCCGAGGTGCTGGAATCCAACGGTTCTTCCTCCATGGCCACCGTTTGCGGCGCTTCCCTGTCGCTGATGGACGCCGGGGTGCCGATGAAAAAGCCGGTGAGCGGCATTGCCATGGGCCTGATCAAGGAAGGCGACGATATCGCCATCCTCTCCGACATCCTGGGTGATGAAGATCACCTGGGCGACATGGACTTCAAGGTGGCCGGCACCGAAGACGGCATCACCGCCCTGCAGATGGACATCAAGCTGGAAGGGGTCTCCCGGGAGATCATGAGTGCCGCCCTCAACCAGGCCCGGGAAGGGCGGTTGCATATTTTGGGCAAAATGAAGGAAGCCATCGCCGCCCCGCGCAGCGATGTGCCGGCCCATGCCCCCAAGATGTTCAGCATTACCATCAACCCGGACAAGATCCGCGACCTCATCGGCCCCGGCGGCAAGGTGATCAAGGCCATCACCACCGAGTACGGCATCAAGATGGATGTCTCCGACGACGGCAAGGTCAAGATCTTCGCCCCTACCGGTGAAATCGCCGAGAAGGTCAAGGAAGAGGTGCTGAGCATCACCGCCGAAGCCGAGGTGGGCAAGGTCTACAAAGGGGTGGTCCAGAAGGTTATGGACTTCGGCGCCTTTGTCCAGATTTTGCCGGGCACCGACGGCCTGGTGCATATCTCCGAGCTGGAGCACCACCGGGTCAACAAGGTCACCGACGTGCTCAACGAGGGCGACGAGGTAATGGTCAAGGTGCTGGAGATCGACCCCCGCGGCA
- the infB gene encoding translation initiation factor IF-2, translating into MKKIRVYELAKEAGLENKVLVARLQEDGYQVKSHSSTLTEDEAREIRVKLGLLQTETKEKRIQDQGRRTIIRRRKAVVQPPAEEAPAAPESPAESTAPAAEEAEQPAAAPEAPAAPAEGVAPPVSAAPEAGPAKASVEAPAAEAAPEVEAEKAPKTAAEEAPAAAAEPAPAAAEEPPPAPATEAPAAAAAEAPAAEPATPAQAPERKGLARVIKRAAITITPSPEERPRPRKPEKGKKPAVAAGEPDFDDAAGKKKGKRFVKFTPEVDRGPAKKGAAGKRKRKAEVVAEDFDELGLVPAGVRLGRGGRGGGKRKQQHDKPQFAAETKAIKKRITVYETISVGDLAHRMGAKANEVIAKLMGLGVMATVNQAMDFDTAALVAAEFGYEVEQGKTEEQTILTLEEEETGGELKPRPPVVTVMGHVDHGKTSILDAIRKSDVAAGEAGGITQHIGAHHVRAPQGEVVFLDTPGHEAFTEMRSRGAQVTDIVVLVVAADDSVMDQTREAINHARAAEVPILVCINKIDKENADPMRVKRELADLGLMSEEWGGDTIYCETSAKKGIGIDTLLDNILLQSEVLELKADPQRHAKGHVIEAQLHKGRGPVATVLVQQGTLRVGDAFVAGQFAGKVRSLINDKGEQVQEAGPSFPVEIQGLSGVPQAGDEFIVVRDDKMAKNVSAERQLKLREKELATDSKISLENLFDRMQEGEVKELMVVLRADVQGTLEAFSSSLEQLSTDNVKVRVLNSGTGTVNESDVLLAAASDALIIGFNVRPNARIQELAKREKVDMRFYDVIYHALEDIKKAMEGLLEPEFIEEVIGTAEVRQTFHVSKVGTIAGCYVTDGKAERNAQVRLLRDGVVVHTGQLSSLKRFKDDAKEVASGYECGISLRNYNDIKEGDVLEFFVMKEIQPEL; encoded by the coding sequence ATGAAGAAAATTCGCGTATACGAGTTGGCCAAAGAAGCAGGGCTGGAAAACAAGGTTCTGGTAGCCCGTCTGCAGGAAGATGGATACCAGGTGAAATCCCACAGCTCCACCCTGACTGAGGACGAGGCCCGGGAGATTCGCGTTAAACTTGGGCTGCTGCAGACGGAAACCAAGGAAAAAAGGATCCAGGACCAGGGGCGTCGCACCATTATCCGCCGCCGCAAGGCGGTGGTGCAGCCACCGGCGGAAGAGGCCCCGGCAGCCCCGGAATCTCCGGCAGAAAGCACTGCCCCGGCCGCCGAAGAGGCGGAACAACCAGCCGCAGCCCCCGAGGCTCCCGCCGCTCCGGCGGAAGGTGTTGCCCCGCCGGTAAGCGCGGCCCCGGAAGCCGGGCCCGCCAAAGCTTCTGTCGAAGCTCCGGCCGCAGAGGCCGCCCCGGAGGTCGAGGCGGAAAAGGCGCCGAAGACGGCAGCAGAAGAAGCTCCCGCCGCGGCAGCCGAACCGGCGCCGGCCGCCGCCGAGGAACCGCCGCCTGCTCCCGCCACTGAAGCTCCCGCCGCCGCGGCGGCAGAGGCCCCGGCGGCAGAGCCGGCCACCCCCGCCCAAGCCCCGGAGCGCAAGGGCTTGGCCCGGGTGATCAAGCGGGCGGCCATTACCATTACCCCCTCTCCCGAGGAGCGTCCCCGGCCCCGTAAGCCGGAGAAAGGCAAGAAACCGGCCGTGGCGGCCGGAGAGCCCGATTTTGATGATGCCGCCGGGAAAAAGAAGGGCAAGCGCTTTGTCAAGTTCACCCCGGAGGTCGATCGTGGTCCGGCCAAGAAAGGGGCGGCGGGCAAGCGCAAGCGCAAGGCCGAAGTGGTGGCCGAAGATTTCGACGAACTGGGTCTGGTGCCGGCCGGCGTCCGCCTGGGCCGGGGTGGCCGGGGCGGCGGCAAGCGCAAGCAGCAGCATGACAAGCCGCAGTTTGCCGCCGAAACCAAGGCCATCAAGAAAAGAATCACCGTTTATGAAACCATTTCGGTGGGCGATCTGGCCCACCGCATGGGGGCCAAGGCCAACGAGGTGATCGCCAAGCTGATGGGGCTGGGGGTCATGGCCACCGTCAACCAGGCCATGGATTTCGATACCGCCGCCCTGGTGGCGGCCGAATTCGGCTACGAAGTGGAGCAGGGCAAAACCGAGGAGCAGACCATCCTCACCCTGGAAGAGGAAGAGACCGGCGGCGAGCTCAAACCCCGCCCGCCGGTGGTTACCGTGATGGGGCATGTCGACCACGGCAAGACCTCGATCCTGGACGCCATTCGCAAATCAGATGTGGCCGCCGGCGAGGCCGGGGGCATTACCCAGCACATCGGGGCCCATCATGTGCGGGCCCCCCAGGGCGAGGTGGTCTTCCTGGATACACCGGGGCATGAGGCCTTCACCGAAATGCGTTCCCGCGGCGCCCAGGTCACCGATATCGTGGTGCTGGTGGTGGCCGCCGACGATTCGGTGATGGATCAGACCCGGGAGGCCATCAACCACGCCCGGGCGGCGGAAGTGCCCATTCTGGTCTGCATCAACAAAATCGATAAGGAAAATGCCGACCCCATGCGGGTTAAGCGCGAGCTGGCGGACTTGGGGCTGATGAGCGAAGAGTGGGGCGGCGATACCATTTACTGCGAAACCTCGGCCAAAAAGGGTATCGGCATCGACACCCTGTTGGACAACATCCTATTGCAGTCGGAGGTGCTGGAACTTAAAGCCGACCCCCAACGCCACGCCAAGGGCCACGTGATCGAGGCCCAGTTGCATAAAGGGCGCGGCCCGGTGGCCACGGTGCTGGTTCAGCAGGGCACCTTGCGGGTGGGCGACGCCTTTGTGGCCGGGCAGTTTGCCGGTAAGGTCCGCTCGCTGATCAACGACAAGGGTGAGCAGGTGCAGGAGGCCGGCCCTTCCTTTCCCGTTGAGATTCAGGGTTTGAGCGGCGTGCCCCAGGCCGGTGACGAGTTTATCGTGGTCCGGGACGACAAGATGGCCAAAAACGTCAGTGCCGAGCGGCAGTTGAAGCTGCGGGAAAAGGAGCTGGCCACCGACAGCAAGATCTCGCTGGAGAACCTCTTCGATCGGATGCAGGAAGGCGAGGTCAAAGAACTGATGGTGGTCCTGCGGGCCGACGTGCAGGGCACCCTGGAGGCCTTCAGTTCCTCGCTGGAACAGCTTTCCACCGACAACGTCAAGGTCCGGGTGCTCAACTCCGGCACCGGCACGGTCAATGAGTCCGACGTGTTGCTGGCTGCCGCCTCCGATGCCCTGATCATCGGCTTCAATGTGCGGCCCAACGCCCGGATCCAGGAGCTGGCCAAGCGGGAAAAGGTGGATATGCGTTTTTACGACGTTATCTACCACGCCCTGGAAGACATCAAAAAGGCCATGGAAGGGTTGCTGGAGCCGGAGTTCATCGAAGAGGTCATCGGTACCGCCGAGGTGCGCCAGACCTTCCATGTCTCCAAGGTGGGAACCATCGCCGGTTGCTATGTCACCGACGGCAAGGCCGAGCGCAACGCCCAGGTACGGCTGCTGCGCGACGGGGTGGTGGTGCACACCGGCCAGCTCAGCTCGCTGAAGCGGTTCAAGGACGACGCCAAGGAAGTGGCCAGCGGTTACGAGTGTGGTATTTCCCTGCGTAACTACAACGATATCAAGGAAGGGGACGTCTTGGAGTTCTTCGTGATGAAGGAAATCCAGCCGGAGTTGTAA
- the truB gene encoding tRNA pseudouridine(55) synthase TruB, whose protein sequence is MLDPGVLPVDKPAGPSSFRMVQLVRRATGIKKVGHAGTLDPFASGLLLVCIGRPATRLVDRLMVGDKEYEATVQLGVTTATHDPEGEILDRRPVTAAHFDALEAALDNFRGELWQSPPAFSAAKHQGKPLYSYARRGEMISKPPRRVLIHRLEVVSRDHRQHRVVLRVCCSKGTYIRSLAHDLGQALGCGAHLAALRRLASGDFRVEQALAGERLLEPQAAAAVAAGALPVPEVEGRLLKP, encoded by the coding sequence ATGTTAGACCCGGGGGTGCTGCCGGTGGACAAGCCGGCGGGGCCATCCTCTTTTCGCATGGTGCAACTGGTGCGGCGGGCCACCGGCATTAAAAAGGTGGGCCATGCCGGCACCCTGGACCCCTTCGCCTCCGGCCTGCTGCTGGTCTGCATCGGCCGCCCGGCCACCCGCCTGGTGGATCGCCTGATGGTGGGCGATAAGGAATATGAAGCCACGGTGCAACTGGGTGTGACCACCGCCACCCATGATCCCGAAGGTGAGATCCTGGACCGTCGTCCGGTGACGGCAGCCCATTTCGACGCCCTGGAAGCGGCCCTGGATAACTTCCGGGGCGAGCTCTGGCAAAGCCCGCCGGCCTTTTCCGCCGCCAAACACCAGGGTAAACCGCTGTACAGCTACGCGCGCCGGGGCGAGATGATCAGCAAGCCGCCCCGCCGGGTGCTGATCCACCGGCTGGAAGTGGTAAGCCGGGACCACCGGCAACACCGGGTGGTGCTGCGGGTCTGCTGCAGCAAGGGCACCTATATTCGCAGCCTGGCCCACGATTTGGGGCAAGCCTTGGGCTGCGGTGCCCATCTGGCGGCCCTGCGCCGCCTGGCCAGCGGCGACTTCCGGGTGGAGCAGGCCCTGGCCGGCGAACGCCTGCTGGAACCCCAGGCCGCCGCCGCCGTGGCGGCCGGCGCCCTGCCGGTGCCGGAAGTCGAGGGCCGGTTACTAAAACCTTGA
- a CDS encoding DHH family phosphoesterase, producing MSANDRGAPGVSGHRVPQVAASETAKRTSVREPARSPQDAVPCDRLRMNTLPVMEIAAALKQARRVLVLTHIHPDGDALGSQLALGMVLRGLGKEVSLFGEAEVSHLYDFLPGANEITTELPDLDSFDCAVALDCGDAHRLGDNMTALLAIKPFLVLDHHAGHQEFGDQRWVDPHRASTGEMVYDLAVALEADISSEAAYCLYTAIVSDTGSFKYSSTTAETFRVARELVLKGVKPAEVAGKLFDNYSLARLRLFQRVLEGLSLHCNGRIAMISAPQRFFGETGAAPQDTEGFINYPRALTSVKVAAFLKEAEAGMVSVSLRSKGATYDVAKVAAMFGGGGHRNAAGFKRFNTTIEQLSGELLRALEPLVEKC from the coding sequence ATGAGCGCAAATGATCGCGGGGCTCCCGGGGTAAGCGGTCACAGGGTGCCGCAGGTTGCGGCAAGCGAGACGGCGAAGCGTACCTCAGTACGTGAGCCGGCTCGATCGCCGCAAGATGCGGTGCCCTGTGATCGCTTACGAATGAATACCTTGCCGGTAATGGAGATAGCTGCGGCCCTGAAGCAAGCCCGGCGGGTGCTGGTGCTGACCCATATTCATCCCGACGGCGATGCCCTGGGCTCGCAACTGGCCCTGGGGATGGTCCTGCGGGGGCTGGGCAAAGAGGTTTCTCTGTTCGGCGAGGCTGAGGTTTCCCACCTCTACGACTTTTTGCCCGGCGCCAACGAGATTACCACCGAGTTGCCCGACCTGGACTCCTTTGATTGCGCCGTTGCCCTGGACTGCGGCGATGCCCACCGCCTGGGCGACAACATGACCGCCCTGCTGGCCATCAAGCCCTTTCTGGTGCTGGATCATCACGCCGGTCACCAGGAGTTCGGCGATCAGCGCTGGGTCGATCCCCACCGGGCTTCCACCGGCGAGATGGTTTATGACCTGGCGGTGGCGCTGGAGGCGGATATTTCAAGCGAGGCGGCCTATTGCCTCTACACCGCCATTGTTTCCGATACCGGTTCCTTCAAGTACTCCTCCACCACCGCCGAAACCTTCCGGGTCGCCAGGGAACTGGTGCTGAAAGGGGTAAAACCGGCGGAGGTGGCCGGCAAGCTGTTCGATAACTACAGCCTGGCCCGGCTGCGCCTGTTCCAACGGGTGTTGGAAGGCTTGAGCCTGCACTGCAACGGCCGGATCGCCATGATCAGCGCCCCTCAGCGTTTTTTTGGCGAAACCGGGGCCGCACCGCAGGATACCGAAGGCTTCATCAACTACCCCCGGGCCCTGACCAGCGTCAAAGTGGCGGCCTTTCTGAAAGAGGCCGAAGCCGGCATGGTTTCGGTGAGTCTGCGCTCCAAAGGGGCAACCTATGATGTGGCCAAAGTGGCGGCCATGTTCGGCGGCGGCGGCCACCGCAACGCCGCCGGCTTCAAGCGTTTCAATACCACCATCGAGCAACTCTCCGGCGAACTGCTACGGGCCCTGGAGCCCCTGGTGGAAAAATGTTAG